The uncultured Tateyamaria sp. region GCACAACCTCCACTTCCTTCTCGTGGGCGCTCAGATGGCCGGGCTCAGCGAGGATGCGTTAGAGGCAGCGGATCGGCTGGCGCACGTGACCTCGGATGAAATCTCGGGCGAACTCGCCTGGGTGCAGGCGATCGACACGGCGCCCTATGCAGCGCACGCACAGCTTGCCGAGCCGAAGGCTATTCTCGCACTGCCCGATCCGGGCGGCCGCTTTCCCTTTGTTCGGGGGCACTGGCACTGGGCGCGCGGCACCGCTTTCGCCCTTCTTGGCGATCTGGACGCTGCCTTGCAGGAACAGCGCGCCATCGAGGCGATCATAAAGGACGCCGATCTTTCTGGTCTGGAGGATCAATACCTTCCCGCGCGTGATGTCCTTGAGCTCGCCAAGCACCTCGTCGAGGCGCGGATAGAGCAGGCGCAAGGCAACTGGCCCATGGCCGAGCACCATCTGGAGGAGGCCATGGCGATTGAGGACACGATCCCTTACATGGAGCCGCCCTACTGGTCTTACCCGGTGCGCCAGACACTCGGCGCCGTCCGGCTTCAGGCCGGTGACGAATTGGGCGCGCTCGATGCTTTCGAGGCCGCGCTGAAAACCCATCCCAGCAATGCCTGGGCGCTCTGGGGCGTCTGGCAGGCCGAAGAGGGGCTCGCCGTCGACCAGCTCGACGAAGGCACGGTCGCCGCCGCCCGCCGGGCATTCGAACGGGCATGGCTTGGCGAAGGCGAACCATCGCTCGACCGGCTTTGAGCGCTGCGGGTTCTGGCGGCGCCTCGCCGGGACCCGTCCAAAGGACAATTTTCGACAGATTTTGGGACAGGCCAACAGACCATGGAAGAGACACAGATTTCTGCCGCGGATGAAGCCGCACCGCATGGAACACCGACGCTTGTTTCGCCGGCAGGTGTCAAGATCGGCTACGACATCTGGGGCGAAGGCCCGCCGCTGGTTCTCATCCACGGCTCCTTCAGCGACCAGATCACGAATTGGCGGCACGTGAAGCCGCTGCTCGCGCCGCATGTCACCGGATACGCGATGTCACGACGGGGTCGCGGGCTGACGGACAGGACCGAAGGGCACAAACTGCCAGATGAAATTGCTGACGCGGTCGCACTGATCGAAACGATCGGCAAGCCCGTGCATCTGCTCGGCCACTCCTACGGCGCAGCGGTGGCACTTGGTGCCGCAGCGGCCGTGCCGGACCTCGTGCGTAAGCTTGTGGTCTACGAGGCGCCGTGGCCGCATATCGTCGATGACGAGACCATCGATGCGCTTGCCGGGCTCGGCGCATCGGGTGACTGGCAAGGTTTCTCGATGCGGTTCTTCAGCCAGGTCTTGTCGGTGCCACAAGCCGAACTGGACGCGGCGCAGCACACGGAACAATGGAACCAAGTTCTTGCTGATGCACCAGCCTCGCTCGGCGATCTCCGCGCGCTTGCGCGCCACCGCTTCGACCCAGAAGATTACCGCGGCCTGACGATGCCTGTCCTTTTGCAGACGGGCAGCCAAAGCCCACCCGAACTCTACGTCACAGGCGCCCTTGCGTCAGTTCTTCCATCGGCGATCATTGGCGTCCTTTCGGGACAGGCACATGAAGGCATGACAACCGCACCACAGCAATACGCAGATGCTGTGCGAAATTTCGTAGCGGTGAGAAGATGATGGACATGATGACCAGCCCCTCCGGCG contains the following coding sequences:
- a CDS encoding alpha/beta hydrolase; protein product: MEETQISAADEAAPHGTPTLVSPAGVKIGYDIWGEGPPLVLIHGSFSDQITNWRHVKPLLAPHVTGYAMSRRGRGLTDRTEGHKLPDEIADAVALIETIGKPVHLLGHSYGAAVALGAAAAVPDLVRKLVVYEAPWPHIVDDETIDALAGLGASGDWQGFSMRFFSQVLSVPQAELDAAQHTEQWNQVLADAPASLGDLRALARHRFDPEDYRGLTMPVLLQTGSQSPPELYVTGALASVLPSAIIGVLSGQAHEGMTTAPQQYADAVRNFVAVRR